The proteins below come from a single Sander lucioperca isolate FBNREF2018 chromosome 20, SLUC_FBN_1.2, whole genome shotgun sequence genomic window:
- the LOC116039770 gene encoding aldo-keto reductase family 1 member D1-like, with protein MNMDLTAENHSIPLSDGNSIPLMGLGTYGDPRRTPKGTAYESVKVAIEIGYRHLDGALVYFNEHEVGQAIREKIADGTVKREDIFYCGKLWNTFHPPGLVRPALEKTLKTLQLDYVDLYIVEMPTAFKPGDTYYPKDENGKCIYHQTDLCATWEALEACKDAGLIKSLGVSNFNKRQLELILNKPGLKHKPVSNQVECHPYFTQPKLLEFCQQNNIVIVGYSPLGTSRDASWVNLKCPPLLEDELLASIAKKYNKTTAQVALRFNVQRGVVVIPKSFNPVRIKENFQIFDFSLSETEMKAIEGLNKNTRFVELLMWSDHPEYPFHDDY; from the exons ATGAACATGGACCTCACAGCTGAGAATCACTCCATTCCTCTGAGTGATGGAAACAGCATACCTTTGATGGGACTGGGAACTTATGGGGATCCCCGCAGG acCCCTAAAGGAACTGCATATGAATCAGTCAAAGTGGCTATTGAAATAGGGTACAGACACCTTGATGGGGCTTTGGTCTATTTCAATGAACATGAGGTGGGACAAGCCATAAGGGAGAAAATTGCAGATGGAACTGTGAAAAGAGAGGACATATTTTACTGTGGAAAG TTGTGGAACACATTCCATCCCCCAGGATTGGTTCGACCTGCTTTGGAGAAAACGTTGAAGACATTACAGCTGGATTATGTCGACCTCTATATTGTAGAAATGCCCACAGCCTTCAAG CCAGGAGATACATATTACCCCAAAGATGAGAATGGGAAATGCATTTATCACCAAACAGATCTCTGTGCAACATGGGAG gcTTTGGAGGCTTGCAAAGATGCTGGGCTGATAAAATCTCTTGGAGTATCCAACTTCAACAAGAGACAACTGGAGTTGATCCTTAACAAACCTGGGCTGAAACACAAGCCTGTGTCGAACCAG GTTGAATGCCATCCATATTTCACTCAGCCAAAGTTGCTTGAGTTCTGCCAGCAGAACAATATTGTCATTGTGGGATACAGCCCTTTGGGGACATCTAGAGATGCATCCTG GGTGAACCTAAAATGCCCCCCATTGTTGGAAGATGAGCTACTGGCATCAATTGCTAAAAAGTATAACAAGACCACAGCCCAGGTGGCCTTGAGGTTCAACGTGCAGAGAGGAGTGGTGGTCATCCCGAAGAGCTTCAACCCTGTTCGCATAAAGGAGAACTTTCAG ATATTCGACTTCTCTCTTTCTGAGACTGAGATGAAGGCAATTGAGGGATTGAACAAGAATACTCGTTTTGTGGAGCTTCTCAT GTGGTCTGATCACCCAGAGTATCCATTTCATGATGACTACTAG